The window TGCCGGCGCCCGCCCCGCGCCCGGCGCCCGTCCCGACCAGGGCCGGCGCCGTCGGCGTCCTCTAGGGAGGCAGCACCGTCTCCCCGTAGGAGAGGTACCGGTCCACCGCCTGGGCCGCCAGCCGCCCCTCGCGGATGGCCCAGACCACCAGCGACTGGCCGCGGGCCATGTCCCCGGCCGCGAAGACGCCCGGCACGCTGGTCATCTTCTCCTCGTCGGTCCAGACGTTGCCGCGGTCGTCGAGCTTGCAGCCCAGCTGGCCGGGCACGGTCTTCTCGGGCCCCGTGAACCCCATGGCCAGCAGCACCAGGTCGGCCGGGACGACCCGCTCCGACCCCGGCACCTCCTTGGGCCCGAAGCGGCCGTCGGCCCCCTTGGTCCACTCCACCGAGACCAGGTGCAGCTCCTTGACCCGGCCCTGCTCGTCGCCCACGAACTTCTTGGTGAGCACCTGGTAGACGCGGGGGTCGCTGCCCCAGAGCGCGGCGGCCTCCTCCTGCCCGTAGTCCATCTTGTAGACCTTGGGCCACTGCGGCCACGGGTTGTCGGCCGCCCGGGACTCGGGCGGGCGCGGCAGGATCTCGAGCTGGGTCACGCTGGTGGCGCCGTGGCGGATGGAGGTGCCCACGCAGTCGGTGCCGGTGTCGCCGCCCCCGATGACCACCACCCGCCGGCCCTTGGCCGAGAGGAACCTCCCGTCGGCCAGCGCGCTGTCGAGCAGGCTCTTGGTGTTGCGGTGCAGGAACTCCATGGCCAGGTGGATGCCCTCCAGCTGGCGCCCCTCCACCGGCAGGTCGCGCGCCGCGGTGGCCCCGCCCGCCAGCACCACGGCGTCGTAGTCCTTGGCGAGCCGCTCGGCCGGGATGTGGGTGCCGATCTCGGTGCCGGTGACGAAGCGGATGCCCTCGTCGGCCAGCAGCTTGACCCGGCGCTCCACCACGCCCTTGTCGAGCTTCATGTTGGGGATGCCGTACATGAGCAGCCCGCCGATCCGGTCGGCCCGCTCGAAGACGGTGACGGCGTGCCCCGCCTTGTTGAGCTGCGAGGCGCAGGCCAGGCCGGACGGCCCGGAGCCCACCACCGCCACGCGCTTGCCGGTGCGGATGGGCGGCGGCTCGGCCACCACCCAGCCCTCCTCGAAGGCCCGGTCGACGATGGTGGCCTCGATGGTCTTGATGGTCACCGGCAGGCCGTTGAGCCCGCAGGTGCAGCTGCCCTCGCAGGGCGCCGGGCAGACCCGCCCGGTGAACTCGGCGAAGTTGTTGGTCTTGGCCAGCCGGATGTAGGCCTCCTTCCACTGGCCGCGGTAGACGAGGTCGTTCCACTCCGGGATGAGGTTGTTGATGGGGCACCCGGAGGCCATGCCGGCGATGAGCTTGCCGGTGTGGCAGTAGGGGATGCCGCAGTCCATGCAGCGCGCCCCCTGCTCCCGGAGCACCTGCTCCAGGTAGGGCGGGTGGGCCTCGCTCCAGTCCTTGATGCGCTCCAGCGGCGGCCGGTCGAGCTTGGCGGCGCGCTGGTACTCCATGAATCCGGTCGGCTTGCCCATGTGCTAGTTCCCACCCACCCGCGCCACGTCGTGTGCGTTGGCCTCGAAGGCGGCCAGCTCGGCCTGGTCCTGCGTCAGCCCCTTGGCCCGGAACTGTCGCTGGGCCTCCAGCATGCGGCGGTAGTCGTGCGGCAGCACCTTGACCAGGCGGGCCGCCTGCTCCTTCCAGCCCTCCAGCAGGCGGCGCCCCAGGGCGCTGCCGGTCAGCTCGACGTGCCGCTCCACCAGCCCCTTCACCAGCCCGAGCTCCTCCGGCTCGACCACCGGGGTGAGCCCCACCATCTGCCCGTTGCAGCGCTGGGCGAAGCTGCCGTCGGCGTCCAGCACGTAGGCCACGCCGCCCGACATGCCGGCCGCGAAGTTGCGCCCGGTGCGGCCCAGCACCACCACCCGGCCACCGGTCATGTACTCGCAGCCGTGGTCGCCGACGCCCTCGACCACCGCGGTGGCGCCCGAGTTGCGCACCGCGAAGCGCTCGCCGGCCACGCCGCGGATGAAGGCCTCGCCGCCGGTGGCCCCGTAGAGGGCCACGTTGCCGACCAGCACGTTGTCCTCGGCCACGAAGGCCGCCTGGCGCGGCGGGAAGACCGCCAGCGTGCCGCCCGAGAGCCCCTTGCCGATGTAGTCGTTGGCGTCGCCCTCCAGCGTGAGCGTGATGCCGCGCGGCAGGAAGGCCCCGAAGGACTGGCCGGCCGAGCCCTGGAAGCGGAAGGTGATGGTGCCGGGCGGCAGGCCGTCCGGGCCGTGCCGGCGCGTCAGCTCCGAGCCGGTCATGGTGCCCACCACCCGGTTGGTGTTGCGGATGGGCAGGGTGGCGTCCACCCGCTCGCCCCGCTCCAGCGCCGGCATGGCCAGCGGCAGGAGCGTGGTGACGTCCAGGCTGCGCTCGATGCCGTGGTCCTGCGGGATGGAGCTGGTGCGGCCGTAGTGGCGCGGCACGGTGGGCTTGAAGAGGATGCGGGAGAAGTCCAGGTTGCGGGCCTTCCAGTGGTCCACCGCCCGGCGCATCTCCAGGCGCTCCGAGCGGCCCACCATCTCGTCGACGGTGCGGAAGCCCAGCTCGGCCATGTACTCGCGGACCTCCTGGGCGATGAAGCGCATGAAGTTGACCACGTGGGCCGGGTCGCCGGTGAACTTGGCGCGCAGCGCGGGGTCCTGGGTGGCCACGCCCACCGGGCAGGTGTTGAGGTGGCAGGCCCGCATCATGATGCAGCCCAGCACCACCAGCGGCCCGGTGGCGAAGCCGAACTCCTCGGCGCCCAGCAGCGCGCCGATGACCACGTCGCGGCCGGTCTTGAGCTGGCCGTCCACCTCCACGGTGATCCGGCTGCGCAGGTCGTTCATCACCAGCACCTGGTGGGCCTCGGCCAGGCCCAGCTCCCAGGGGATGCCGGCGTGCTTGATGGAGGTGAGCGGCGAGGCGCCGGTGCCGCCGTCGTAGCCCGAGATGAGCACCACGTCGGCGTGGGCCTTGGCCACCCCGGCGGCGATGGTGCCCACCCCCACCTCGGCCACCAGCTTCACCGAGACCCGCGCCTTGTGGTTGGCGTTCTTCAGGTCGTGGATGAGCTGGGCCAGGTCCTCGATGGAGTAGATGTCGTGGTGCGGCGGCGGCGAGATCAGCCCGACCCCGGGGGTGGCGTGCCGGGTCCTGGCGATCCAGGGGTAGACCTTGGAGCCGGGCAGCTGGCCGCCCTCGCCCGGCTTGGCGCCCTGGGCCATCTTGATCTGCAGCTCGCGGGCGTTGACCAGGTAGTTCGAGGTGACGCCGAAGCGGCCCGAGGCCACCTGCTTGATGGCCGAGTTCTTGGAGTCGCCGTTGGCCTCCTTGACGTAGCGGGCCGGGTCCTCGCCGCCCTCGCCGGTGTTGGACTTGCCCCCGATGCGGTTCATGGCCACGGCCAGCGCCTCGTGGGCCTCCTTGGAGATGGAGCCGTAGCTCATGGCGCCGGTCTTGAAGCGGCGCATGACCGCCTCCACCGGCTCGACCTCGTCGATGGGCACCGCCCGGGTGCCGGGCTTCAGGTCCATCAGGCCGCGGATGGTGCACAGGTTCTTCGACTGGTTGTCGATGAGCGCCGTGTAGTCCTTGAAGGCCTTGTAGTCGCCGGTGCGGGTCGCCAGCTGCAGCCGGTGCACCGTCTCGGGGTTGAAGAGGTGGTGCTCGCCGCCCTGGCGGTACTGGTACTGGCCGCCGGCCGGCAGGCTGCGGTGCACGATGGGGCGCTTGGGCGGGAAGCCGCGCTCGTGGCGCAGCCGCGCCTCCTTGGCCACCACGTCGATGCCCACCCCGCCCACCCGGGTGGCGGTCCAGGTGAAGTACTCGTCGATGAAGTCCTGGTTCAGGCCGATGGCCTCGAAGACCTGGGCGCCGTGGTAGCTCTGGATGGTCGAGATGCCCATCTTGGAGATGACCTTGACGATGCCCTTGGAGACCGCCTTGGCGTAGTTCTTCTCGGCCTCGTAGGCCGTCCCCGGGATCATCCCCAGCTTGACCTGGTCGTGGATGGTCTCGAAGACCAGGTAGGGGTTGATGGCGCTGGCGCCGTAGCCGGTCAGGAGCGCGAAGTGGTGCACCTCGCGAGGCTCGCCGGACTCCAGCACCAGGCCGCAGCGGGTGCGGGTGCCCTCGCGGATGAGGTGGTGCTGCACCGCCGACACCGCCAGCAGCGAGGGGATGGGGGCGTCCTCGGCGTCGTGGCCGCGGTCCGAGAGGATGATGATGTTGTACCCCTCGTGGATGCACTCCGAGACCTTCCAGCGCAGGTCCTCCAGCGCCTTGCGCAGGCCGGCGCCGCCGGCCGCGGCCTTGAAGAGGGTCGGCAGGGTGATGGCCTTGAGCCCCTTGGCGGCCTGGCCGCCGTCGAGGGCGCGGATCTTCTCCAGCTCCTCGTTGCGGACCACCGGCGACGGCAGGGCCAGCTGGCGGGCGCAGTCCGGCCCGGGCTCCAGCAGGTTGCCCTCCGGCCCCACGGCGGTCTCCACCGCCATGATGAGCTCCTCGCGGATGGCGTCCACCGGCGGGTTGGTCACCTGGGCGAAGAGCTGCTTGAAGTAGCTGAAGAGGAGCTGCGGCTTCTCCGAGAGCACCGCCAGCGGCGTGTCGGTGCCCATCGAGCCGATGGGCTCGGTGCCCTCGGTGGCCATGGGGGTGATGAGGATCTTGACGTCCTCGGAGGTGTAGCCGAAGACCTCCTGGCGGCGCAGCACCGTCTCGTGGTCCGGCTCGATGACCCGGGGCGGCTTGGGGAGCTGGTCCAGCCGGACCATGTACTCCTCCAGCCACTCGGCGTAGGGCTTCTCGCGGGCGATGCGCTCCTTGAGCTCCTCGTCCGGGACGATGCGCTTCTGCGAGGTGTCCACCAGGAACATGCGGCCGGGCTGCAGCCGCCCCTTCCTCACGATCTGCTCCGGCGGGATGTCGAGCACGCCCACCTCGGACGCCATCACCACCAGGTCGTCCCTGGTGACGTAGTAGCGCGAGGGGCGCAGGCCGTTGCGGTCCAGGGTGGCGCCGATGCGCACGCCGTCGGTGAAGGCGATGGAGGCCGGGCCGTCCCAGGGCTCCATCAGGCAGGAGTGGAACTCGTAGAAGGCCTTGCGCTCCTCGCTCATCGCCTCGTCGCGGCTCCACGGCTCCGGCACCATCATCATCATGGCGTGGGGCAGCTCTCGGCCGGCCAGGGTGAGCAGCTCGAGGACGTTGTCGAACATGCCCGAGTCGGAGCCGTCGGTGTCCACCACCGTGAGGATCTTCTGCAGGTCCTCGCCGAAGAGGCCGGACCGCATCATCGACTGGCGGGCGTGCATCCAGTTGATGTTGCCGCGCAGCGTGTTGATCTCGCCGTTGTGCGAGATGTAGCGGTACGGGTGGGCGCGCGACCAGGAGGGGAAGGTGTTGGTCGAGAAGCGCGAGTGGACCATGCCGAGCGCCGAGACCACCGCCTGGTCCTGCAGGTCCGGGTAGAACTCGCGCAGCTGGGGCGCGTTGAGCATCCCCTTGTAGACCACCGTCTTGTGGCTGAGGCTGGGGACGTAGAAGTGGGTGCGGCCCGGGATGGCCGAGCGCGACACCTTCTTCTCCACCAGGCGGCGGATGACGTAGAGCTTGCGCTCGAAGGCGGCCAGGCCGGGGACGCCCTCGCCGCGCCCCACGAAGACCTGGCGGATGACCGGCTGCGAGGCGCGCGCCGACGGGCCCAGCCCGGCGTTGTCGGTCGGCACGTCGCGCCAGCCCAGCACGAACTGCCCCTCGGCGCGGATGGTCTCGTCGAAGATGCGCTCGCAGGCGGCCCGGCCCTCGGCCGAGGGCGGCAAGAAGACCATGCCCACGCCGTACTGGCCGGCGCCCGGCAGGGCGAAGCCCAGCTTGCCGCAGCGCTCGCGCAGGAAGCCGTGCGGCACCTGCAGCAGGATGCCGGCGCCGTCGCCGGTGTTCTTCTCGGCCCCCACCGCGCCGCGGTGCTCCAGGTTCATGAGCACGGTGAGCGCCTTCTCCACGATGTCGTGGGAGGCGCGGCCCTGGATGTCCACCACGAAGCCGAAGCCGCAGGCGTCCTTCTCGTTGTGCGGATCGTAGAGGCCCTGCTTCGACGGGTACCCGGTCTCGGTCATCGCTTCCAAGCCCTCTCGAGGAAATGCGCCCGGCACGCCCAGCGCCGTCCGCCGGTTCGCTCGCGTGACTGGCATGTCGGGGGAAAGCTCACGGCAGGTGGTAGGAACGTGGACCGCGGAGTGTGACCGATCCGGCGAAAGTGCGTCAAGGGGTCCTGGCACCAGCATTTTTTCATCTCCGGCGCCTGCCCGGACGGCGGGCAGGTGCCGCGGGTTCGGTCAGGGGCGGCGCGCCCGCAACCGCCGCGTCCGGCCCGGGTTGGAGGGGGCGTGGTCGACGACGACCGCCCTCACCACCACCCGGAGCCTCCCATGACCATCCGCCCTTCCCTGCTCACGGCCGCCGCGCTCGCGCTGGTCCTGTCCGCCTGCGGCCAGCGCGCCGACGACTTCGCCGACGCCACGCCCGACCTGGACGGCCTCTCCCTCGAGCTGGCCGGCGGCGAGGCCGAGGGGCTGGCCGCCGCGCCGGCCCCCACCGCCCGCACCGCCGCCCTGGCCGAGGCCGCCGCCCCCGCCGCGGCCGACGAGCTCGGCGACGCCCGCCAGGCGCTCCAGGCGCTCAACGCCGAGGTGCGCCGGGTGCTCGAGCAGGTGGCCGAGGTGGCCCGCCTCGACCCGGTCCAGGTCCCCGGCGACGTGAAGGTCTACGGGCCGGCCGTCCGCTGCGTGCAGCGCGACCTGGCCGGCGCCTGCACCGCCGAGGCCAGCCTGCGCCTCACCATCCGCCGCCACGTGGCCGACACCTGGTCCTGGACCCTGCAGGCGCGGCCCACCGCCTCCACCCTGCCCGAGGACTTCCAGCCCGTGCTGGCCGGCTGGCTGCACCGCAACGGCGACGCCCACCGCGGGCGCGGGCGCGCCGCCTTCAACCTCACCAACCTGCGGACCGCCGCGCCCGGCTACACCGGGCAGGGCTGGCTGCTGGCCGGGTTCGGGCACCTCGGGCAGGCCAAGTCGGTGGCCTACCGGCTGGTGGGCTTCACCCCGGACGCCTCGACGCAGCCGCCCGTCACCGCCGGCTTCGTCGGCCACCGCTCCGCCGCCGGCCTGACCCGCGTCCGCGTGGCGACCTTCGCCGACGCGCTGGCCGGCGACAACGCCGCCTTCCCGCGCGAGGTGGTGCTGGCGCATCTCGGCTGGCAGGCCGGCCTGGGCGGCCGCGGCTACCTGGTGGTGGCCAACTGGACCGACGCCGCCGGCAACGTGCACGGCGACCTGCCGGCCACCCCGGGCGGCGCGGCCCAGTACTGGCTGGGGCGCGGCTGCTGGGGCCCCGGCGGCGCGCTGCGGGTGAAGGAGTGGCGCCTGTGCACCCGCGGCCTGGGCGCGGCGGCCTGCCTGGCCACCGACCCGGCCGTGGTCGAGCCGGCCGGCGCCACCTGGGCCGGCAGCTGCACCGGCTTCACGGGCGAGGAGCCGCCGCCGGCCTCGGTCGGTCCGGGCGCCGAGCAGGGCACCCAGGGCGAGCCGGCCGGCCCCGGCGGCGAGCCGCCCGCGTGCGAGGCGCCGCCCGTCGACCCCTCCGACACGGACCCTCCCGCCGGCGCCTGAGCGGGCCGAGCATACCCACGGTGAACACCGGGCCGGTCGCCTCCAGGGGCGACCGGCCCGAACGTCTCGGGCCCGGAGAATGCGCCCGCCACGGTCGCCGTTCCTCTTCCGGTGCCGCGCGGGTTGTGCCATGTTCGGCGGCCTTCGGCGACGGGAGTCCGGGAGATGTAGGCGGGTGCAGCGTTTGCGCTGCGCCATACGGGGCAGCCGCTTCCTGCGCCGCGGCGTGGCGGAGCAGGGTCGGTCCAGGCAGTGAAATCAACGGTTTCCACCGGGAGCAGCGGGGCATATCCCTTGCTCGTGGGGCCGGCACGGAGGTGAACGTGAGCAACGTCGACTCATCCACCGGCGAGGCGCGGGCGGCCGGCACGGCCGCCGAGCGCGAGGCCCAGCTGACGGCCCTGCTGGTGGTCGGCGCCATGGTCCTGGGCGCCGTGCTGCAGATCTGGGTGCCGCCCGGACCGCTCACGCTGGTGGCCGCCACCGGCATCGCCAGCCTGGTGGTGCTGGGGCTC is drawn from Anaeromyxobacter sp. and contains these coding sequences:
- a CDS encoding glutamate synthase subunit beta codes for the protein MGKPTGFMEYQRAAKLDRPPLERIKDWSEAHPPYLEQVLREQGARCMDCGIPYCHTGKLIAGMASGCPINNLIPEWNDLVYRGQWKEAYIRLAKTNNFAEFTGRVCPAPCEGSCTCGLNGLPVTIKTIEATIVDRAFEEGWVVAEPPPIRTGKRVAVVGSGPSGLACASQLNKAGHAVTVFERADRIGGLLMYGIPNMKLDKGVVERRVKLLADEGIRFVTGTEIGTHIPAERLAKDYDAVVLAGGATAARDLPVEGRQLEGIHLAMEFLHRNTKSLLDSALADGRFLSAKGRRVVVIGGGDTGTDCVGTSIRHGATSVTQLEILPRPPESRAADNPWPQWPKVYKMDYGQEEAAALWGSDPRVYQVLTKKFVGDEQGRVKELHLVSVEWTKGADGRFGPKEVPGSERVVPADLVLLAMGFTGPEKTVPGQLGCKLDDRGNVWTDEEKMTSVPGVFAAGDMARGQSLVVWAIREGRLAAQAVDRYLSYGETVLPP
- the gltB gene encoding glutamate synthase large subunit; translated protein: MTETGYPSKQGLYDPHNEKDACGFGFVVDIQGRASHDIVEKALTVLMNLEHRGAVGAEKNTGDGAGILLQVPHGFLRERCGKLGFALPGAGQYGVGMVFLPPSAEGRAACERIFDETIRAEGQFVLGWRDVPTDNAGLGPSARASQPVIRQVFVGRGEGVPGLAAFERKLYVIRRLVEKKVSRSAIPGRTHFYVPSLSHKTVVYKGMLNAPQLREFYPDLQDQAVVSALGMVHSRFSTNTFPSWSRAHPYRYISHNGEINTLRGNINWMHARQSMMRSGLFGEDLQKILTVVDTDGSDSGMFDNVLELLTLAGRELPHAMMMMVPEPWSRDEAMSEERKAFYEFHSCLMEPWDGPASIAFTDGVRIGATLDRNGLRPSRYYVTRDDLVVMASEVGVLDIPPEQIVRKGRLQPGRMFLVDTSQKRIVPDEELKERIAREKPYAEWLEEYMVRLDQLPKPPRVIEPDHETVLRRQEVFGYTSEDVKILITPMATEGTEPIGSMGTDTPLAVLSEKPQLLFSYFKQLFAQVTNPPVDAIREELIMAVETAVGPEGNLLEPGPDCARQLALPSPVVRNEELEKIRALDGGQAAKGLKAITLPTLFKAAAGGAGLRKALEDLRWKVSECIHEGYNIIILSDRGHDAEDAPIPSLLAVSAVQHHLIREGTRTRCGLVLESGEPREVHHFALLTGYGASAINPYLVFETIHDQVKLGMIPGTAYEAEKNYAKAVSKGIVKVISKMGISTIQSYHGAQVFEAIGLNQDFIDEYFTWTATRVGGVGIDVVAKEARLRHERGFPPKRPIVHRSLPAGGQYQYRQGGEHHLFNPETVHRLQLATRTGDYKAFKDYTALIDNQSKNLCTIRGLMDLKPGTRAVPIDEVEPVEAVMRRFKTGAMSYGSISKEAHEALAVAMNRIGGKSNTGEGGEDPARYVKEANGDSKNSAIKQVASGRFGVTSNYLVNARELQIKMAQGAKPGEGGQLPGSKVYPWIARTRHATPGVGLISPPPHHDIYSIEDLAQLIHDLKNANHKARVSVKLVAEVGVGTIAAGVAKAHADVVLISGYDGGTGASPLTSIKHAGIPWELGLAEAHQVLVMNDLRSRITVEVDGQLKTGRDVVIGALLGAEEFGFATGPLVVLGCIMMRACHLNTCPVGVATQDPALRAKFTGDPAHVVNFMRFIAQEVREYMAELGFRTVDEMVGRSERLEMRRAVDHWKARNLDFSRILFKPTVPRHYGRTSSIPQDHGIERSLDVTTLLPLAMPALERGERVDATLPIRNTNRVVGTMTGSELTRRHGPDGLPPGTITFRFQGSAGQSFGAFLPRGITLTLEGDANDYIGKGLSGGTLAVFPPRQAAFVAEDNVLVGNVALYGATGGEAFIRGVAGERFAVRNSGATAVVEGVGDHGCEYMTGGRVVVLGRTGRNFAAGMSGGVAYVLDADGSFAQRCNGQMVGLTPVVEPEELGLVKGLVERHVELTGSALGRRLLEGWKEQAARLVKVLPHDYRRMLEAQRQFRAKGLTQDQAELAAFEANAHDVARVGGN